The following proteins are co-located in the Polymorphospora rubra genome:
- a CDS encoding YbjN domain-containing protein — protein sequence MPSPGFQDTSDEPTSGGQLQTLQPLSHELIASVLDARDYSFHTDEDGDIFGKWDDNLIYFFRLGNAGELLQIRTMAATTFGIDDVPRLYAFCNEWNHDRLWPKAFVHVNDDGSVRVCGEVITDLEQGVTPAQLDQLVNCGVSTGCQMADAVGELRD from the coding sequence ATGCCATCGCCGGGTTTCCAGGACACCTCAGACGAACCCACCAGCGGTGGACAGTTGCAGACACTCCAACCGCTCAGCCACGAACTGATCGCCTCGGTGCTCGACGCGCGGGACTACTCGTTCCACACCGACGAGGACGGCGACATCTTCGGCAAGTGGGACGACAACCTCATCTACTTCTTCCGGCTCGGCAACGCCGGCGAGTTGCTCCAGATCCGCACGATGGCGGCCACCACCTTCGGGATCGACGACGTGCCGCGGCTCTACGCCTTCTGCAACGAGTGGAACCACGACCGGCTGTGGCCCAAGGCGTTCGTCCACGTCAACGACGACGGCAGCGTCCGGGTCTGCGGCGAGGTCATCACCGACCTCGAACAGGGCGTCACCCCGGCCCAGCTCGACCAGCTCGTCAACTGCGGCGTCTCCACCGGCTGCCAGATGGCCGACGCCGTCGGCGAACTGCGGGACTGA
- the rimO gene encoding 30S ribosomal protein S12 methylthiotransferase RimO, whose translation MSVTSSSPSPDGRRVALLTLGCARNEVDSEELAARLHADGWQVSTDGEGADVVLVNTCGFVEKAKQDSIQTLLDAADTGAKVVAAGCMAERYGRELAGSLPEAQAVLGFDDYPDISARLQAVLAGERLDAHVPRDRRELLPLTPVSRRESAVVVPGHATVDAHTPAHLRPVLRRRLDAGPVASLKLASGCDRRCSFCAIPAFRGAFVSRTPDELLAEAEWLAKTGVRELVLVSENSTSYGKDLGDPRLLEKLLPQLAAVTGIVRVRASYLQPAETRPGLVEAIATTPGVAPYFDLSFQHSSEPVLRRMRRFGSTTRFLELLASARALAPEAGARSNFIVGFPGETRADVDELVRFLTDARLDAIGVFDYSDEDGTEAAALPGKVSAATVKRRYDKLAALADELCSQRAEERIGTTVEVLVDSVDDGLVEGRAAHQAPEVDGSTTLVAPATGGVDLAVLRPGDLVRATVTGTEGVDLLAVPVEMISAAA comes from the coding sequence GTGTCTGTGACCTCCTCCTCCCCATCTCCCGACGGCCGCCGGGTCGCGCTGCTGACCCTGGGCTGCGCACGCAACGAGGTCGACTCGGAGGAGTTGGCCGCCCGCCTGCACGCGGACGGATGGCAGGTCAGCACCGACGGCGAGGGCGCCGACGTGGTGCTGGTCAACACCTGCGGCTTCGTCGAGAAGGCCAAGCAGGACTCGATTCAGACCCTCCTCGACGCCGCCGACACCGGTGCCAAGGTGGTCGCGGCCGGCTGCATGGCCGAGCGCTACGGCCGTGAACTGGCCGGCAGCCTGCCGGAGGCCCAGGCGGTGCTCGGCTTCGACGACTACCCCGACATCTCCGCCCGGCTCCAGGCCGTGCTGGCCGGGGAGCGGCTCGACGCGCACGTCCCCCGGGACCGCCGCGAACTGCTGCCGCTGACCCCGGTGTCCCGGCGCGAAAGCGCGGTCGTCGTCCCCGGCCACGCGACCGTCGACGCGCACACCCCGGCCCACCTGCGGCCGGTGCTGCGCCGACGGCTCGACGCCGGCCCGGTCGCCTCGCTCAAGCTCGCCAGCGGCTGCGACCGGCGGTGCTCGTTCTGCGCCATCCCCGCCTTCCGCGGCGCGTTCGTCTCCCGTACCCCGGACGAGTTGCTGGCCGAGGCCGAGTGGCTGGCCAAGACCGGCGTCCGCGAACTGGTGCTGGTCAGCGAGAACTCCACGTCGTACGGCAAGGACCTCGGCGACCCGCGCCTGCTGGAGAAGCTGCTGCCCCAGCTGGCCGCGGTCACCGGCATCGTGCGGGTCCGGGCCAGCTATCTCCAGCCCGCCGAGACCCGGCCCGGCCTGGTCGAGGCGATCGCCACCACCCCCGGTGTGGCGCCGTACTTCGATCTGTCGTTCCAGCACTCCAGCGAGCCGGTGCTGCGCCGGATGCGGCGGTTCGGGTCGACGACCCGGTTCCTGGAGCTGCTGGCGTCGGCCCGGGCACTCGCCCCGGAGGCCGGCGCGCGCAGCAACTTCATCGTCGGCTTCCCGGGCGAGACCCGGGCCGACGTCGACGAGCTCGTCCGCTTCCTGACCGACGCCCGGCTCGACGCGATCGGCGTCTTCGACTACAGCGACGAGGACGGCACCGAGGCCGCCGCGCTGCCCGGGAAGGTGTCCGCGGCGACCGTGAAGCGGCGCTACGACAAGCTCGCCGCGCTCGCCGACGAGCTGTGCTCGCAGCGGGCCGAGGAGCGGATCGGGACGACCGTCGAGGTCCTCGTCGACTCGGTCGACGACGGGCTGGTCGAAGGGCGGGCCGCCCACCAGGCCCCCGAGGTCGACGGTTCGACGACCCTGGTGGCGCCGGCGACCGGGGGAGTGGACCTGGCCGTCCTGCGCCCCGGCGACCTGGTGCGGGCGACGGTGACCGGCACGGAGGGGGTCGACCTCCTCGCGGTGCCGGTCGAAATGATCTCGGCAGCGGCGTGA
- the pgsA gene encoding CDP-diacylglycerol--glycerol-3-phosphate 3-phosphatidyltransferase produces METTSPPPSSSSSVAGRVPLLNAANALTALRMMLIPVFAALVIASGMTHSSTRIAACVIFAIASATDLVDGWIARRFGLVTSFGKVADPIADKALTGTALVLLSWYDQLPWWVTALILVREVGVTLIRFWVIRYGVIAASRGGKLKTALQILAIVWYLWPVPAALVGVGTWIMGAAVLVTVLTGLDYVLRALRLRGRAT; encoded by the coding sequence ATGGAGACGACGAGTCCCCCGCCGTCCAGTTCGTCCTCCGTTGCCGGCCGGGTCCCACTGCTCAACGCCGCCAACGCGCTGACCGCCCTGCGCATGATGCTCATCCCGGTCTTCGCGGCGCTGGTCATCGCCTCCGGGATGACGCACTCCAGCACCCGGATCGCGGCCTGCGTGATCTTCGCGATCGCCTCGGCCACCGACCTCGTCGACGGCTGGATCGCCCGCCGGTTCGGGCTGGTCACGTCGTTCGGCAAGGTCGCCGATCCGATCGCCGACAAGGCCCTGACCGGCACGGCGTTGGTCCTGCTCTCCTGGTACGACCAGCTGCCCTGGTGGGTGACCGCGCTGATCCTGGTCCGCGAGGTCGGCGTGACGCTGATCCGGTTCTGGGTGATCCGCTACGGCGTCATCGCGGCCAGCCGGGGCGGCAAGCTGAAGACGGCGCTCCAGATCCTCGCGATCGTCTGGTACCTGTGGCCGGTGCCGGCGGCGCTGGTCGGCGTCGGCACCTGGATCATGGGTGCGGCGGTGCTGGTGACGGTGCTGACCGGGCTGGACTACGTGCTGCGCGCCCTGCGTCTGCGCGGCCGGGCCACGTGA
- a CDS encoding CinA family protein: protein MTAGGARPAGVAPDPRTGLVDRLKAGGWTLATAESLTGGLLAATLVEVPGVSAVFRGGLVVYATDLKASLAGVPDGLLADRGPVDPDVALALADGARAACGADWGVATTGVAGPEPQDGKPVGLVYVAVAGPWGATVRRLTLDGNRAAVRGGAVDAALRLLDRQLAAAPVGGGDRLSESG from the coding sequence GTGACCGCCGGGGGCGCGCGGCCGGCCGGCGTGGCTCCCGACCCGCGGACCGGGCTGGTGGACCGGCTCAAGGCCGGTGGCTGGACGCTGGCGACCGCCGAGTCGCTGACCGGCGGACTGCTGGCCGCCACCCTGGTCGAGGTGCCCGGGGTCAGCGCGGTCTTCCGGGGCGGGCTGGTGGTCTACGCCACCGACCTGAAGGCGTCGTTGGCGGGCGTACCGGACGGTCTGCTGGCCGACCGTGGCCCGGTCGACCCGGATGTCGCGCTGGCGCTGGCGGACGGTGCCCGGGCCGCCTGTGGGGCCGACTGGGGGGTGGCGACGACCGGTGTGGCCGGGCCGGAGCCACAGGACGGCAAGCCCGTGGGGCTGGTCTACGTCGCGGTGGCCGGGCCGTGGGGGGCGACGGTGCGCCGGTTGACCCTCGACGGGAACCGCGCCGCCGTCCGTGGGGGCGCGGTCGACGCCGCGCTGCGCCTGCTCGACCGGCAACTCGCGGCCGCGCCCGTCGGTGGCGGTGACCGTCTGTCGGAATCTGGCTGA
- a CDS encoding helix-turn-helix domain-containing protein translates to MVLLRRVIGDALRARRQGQHRTLREVSTAANVSLGYLSEIERGQKEASSELLASICDALGAHLSDLLREVSHTVALAEQMQGVLVPVQDPSGEGPDPAVAPAARAAGPTGGANRPARTAVAAGARAAEVRPAADGNRLPVGEAKVRQVTSDGKVSVSVRQEGPLKATLRTTRTVRSGKKHDLDVVYAA, encoded by the coding sequence ATGGTCCTGCTACGCCGGGTGATCGGTGACGCATTGCGCGCGCGCCGGCAGGGACAGCACCGCACCCTACGCGAGGTCTCCACCGCCGCCAACGTCAGCCTCGGCTATCTCTCCGAGATCGAGCGCGGCCAGAAGGAAGCGTCCAGCGAACTGCTCGCCTCGATCTGTGACGCGCTCGGCGCCCACCTGTCGGATCTGCTGCGCGAGGTCAGTCACACCGTCGCGCTGGCCGAGCAGATGCAGGGCGTGCTCGTGCCGGTCCAGGACCCCTCGGGCGAGGGACCAGACCCGGCCGTCGCGCCCGCCGCACGTGCCGCCGGACCCACCGGGGGTGCCAACCGGCCGGCCCGGACCGCGGTGGCCGCCGGCGCCCGCGCCGCCGAGGTGCGGCCCGCCGCCGACGGGAACCGGCTGCCGGTCGGTGAGGCCAAGGTGCGCCAGGTCACCTCCGACGGCAAGGTGTCGGTGTCGGTGCGCCAGGAGGGGCCGCTCAAGGCGACCCTGCGGACCACCCGCACCGTGCGCTCCGGCAAGAAGCACGACCTCGACGTCGTCTACGCCGCCTGA
- a CDS encoding PspA/IM30 family protein, translated as MANPFVKGWRYVMALFGAKIDEHADPKVQIQQAVEESQRQHQALVQQAAAVIGNQRQLEMKLSRQMSEVEKLQSMARQSLVLADRARASGDEAEAGKYEQTAQTLATQLVSAEQSMEDLKALHDQALGAAAQARRAVENNAMVLQQRLAERTKLLSQLEQAKMQETVARSLESMSSLAAPANTPSLDEVRDKIERRYANAMGRAELASNSVEGRMLEVQKTTLDMAGSSRLEQIRASMAGDQLGGQQAAGQPSVGQAGTGDPASVARLDEIRASLSKERNTGDQSAAG; from the coding sequence ATGGCGAACCCGTTCGTCAAGGGCTGGCGCTACGTGATGGCGCTATTCGGCGCCAAGATCGACGAACACGCCGATCCGAAGGTTCAGATCCAGCAGGCCGTCGAGGAGTCCCAGCGCCAGCACCAGGCGCTCGTCCAACAAGCGGCGGCGGTCATCGGCAACCAGCGGCAGCTGGAGATGAAACTGTCCCGCCAGATGTCCGAGGTCGAGAAGCTCCAGTCGATGGCCCGCCAGTCGCTGGTGCTCGCCGACCGCGCGCGTGCCTCCGGCGACGAGGCGGAAGCCGGCAAGTACGAGCAGACGGCGCAGACCCTGGCCACCCAGCTGGTCTCCGCCGAGCAGTCGATGGAGGACCTCAAGGCGCTGCACGACCAGGCGCTGGGCGCCGCCGCCCAGGCGCGCCGCGCGGTCGAGAACAACGCGATGGTTCTCCAGCAGCGGCTGGCCGAGCGCACCAAGCTGCTCAGCCAGCTCGAGCAGGCCAAGATGCAGGAGACCGTCGCCCGGTCGCTGGAGTCGATGTCGTCGCTGGCCGCACCGGCCAACACCCCCTCGCTCGACGAGGTCCGCGACAAGATCGAGCGGCGGTACGCCAACGCGATGGGTCGGGCCGAGCTGGCCAGCAACTCCGTCGAGGGCCGGATGCTCGAGGTGCAGAAGACGACGCTGGACATGGCCGGCTCGTCGCGGCTGGAGCAGATCCGGGCCAGCATGGCCGGCGACCAGTTGGGTGGCCAGCAGGCCGCCGGGCAGCCCTCGGTCGGCCAGGCCGGCACCGGCGACCCGGCCAGCGTGGCCCGGCTGGACGAGATCCGGGCCAGCCTGTCCAAGGAGCGCAACACCGGCGACCAGAGCGCCGCCGGCTGA
- the pspM gene encoding phage shock envelope stress response protein PspM, translating into MADQRARYFRRLRKLRRSARRWTVLGGGFGGAAAILIPYAGVGLPDAAWAAAAGGSIALAAWRWIDLRALAAQPAPPPPEPVDPEQARARLVAAVERLPAGRAAMDEVRRQRSRMALRGSSAAEPAARLDRASVAMAGLAGDLTGVADSAVLDAAVAERSLRELAQRVAGVERALRVAPADSRGGLEEAHRSLVDQLSGGVTAYERLVAAAAGFVAEDGRGTEHPAVTQLSDASERLRGVASDLAELRKFADPMRTQQQH; encoded by the coding sequence GTGGCCGATCAGCGGGCGCGCTACTTCCGCCGGCTCCGCAAGCTGCGCCGGTCCGCCCGGCGCTGGACTGTGCTCGGCGGCGGCTTCGGTGGAGCCGCCGCCATCCTGATCCCGTACGCCGGGGTGGGGTTGCCCGATGCCGCCTGGGCGGCCGCCGCGGGTGGTTCGATCGCACTCGCGGCGTGGCGGTGGATCGACCTGCGGGCGCTGGCCGCCCAGCCGGCGCCGCCCCCGCCCGAACCGGTGGACCCGGAGCAGGCCCGGGCCCGGCTGGTCGCGGCGGTCGAGCGGCTGCCCGCCGGCCGGGCGGCCATGGATGAGGTCCGCCGGCAGCGGTCCCGGATGGCGCTGCGCGGGTCGTCGGCGGCCGAGCCGGCGGCACGGTTGGACCGGGCGTCGGTGGCGATGGCCGGGCTGGCCGGTGACCTGACCGGCGTGGCCGACTCGGCGGTGCTGGACGCGGCGGTGGCCGAGCGGTCGCTGCGTGAACTCGCCCAGCGGGTCGCCGGCGTGGAGCGGGCGTTGCGGGTCGCGCCCGCCGACTCCCGTGGCGGCCTGGAGGAGGCGCACCGCAGTCTGGTAGACCAGTTGAGCGGGGGCGTGACCGCCTACGAGCGGCTGGTCGCGGCGGCGGCGGGCTTTGTGGCCGAGGACGGCCGGGGCACCGAGCATCCGGCGGTGACCCAGTTGAGCGACGCGAGTGAGCGGTTGCGCGGCGTCGCCTCGGACCTCGCCGAGTTGCGCAAGTTCGCCGATCCGATGCGGACGCAGCAGCAGCACTGA